From the Salmo trutta chromosome 30, fSalTru1.1, whole genome shotgun sequence genome, one window contains:
- the LOC115168466 gene encoding coiled-coil domain-containing protein 71, translated as MLQITEQMVYAMNCKEATEKVVQSWSRFNSAGQTTLLETLKAFSPMSKDLFDTEKELATFIEGLKDEGHKPTVLKSKDVYGYRSCTAVLRPVIKTQSTLDIAVSKVQKPGKKKGRKPHGKKTEINYSLLSAAAKVVLKNQPTILLTNLSKESLKQTVLLKPPALAVVPVQMQSYIRLTNMTGPSTGHTARLQFHTGVWSREVTVPNSHRPLSLTGTQVQPSEGTGNSAKSVTLRRVSFLPCPVNIIGVPAMLQNDRVLKECNGMPCWRDQKRKRTDEAEDKLCVKRPRNEVWLVKEQSEDLRLSENNLRFKVIKVDDSITDEEVRRKAQKILRVNLSPVIEIQPLIAYPM; from the coding sequence ATGCTACAGATTACAGAACAGATGGTATATGCCATGAATTGTAAGGAAGCCACAGAGAAGGTTGTCCAGTCATGGTCACGTTTCAACTCAGCTGGCCAAACTACGCTACTGGAGACTCTGAAAGCGTTCAGTCCTATGTCAAAAGACCTTTTCGATACTGAGAAAGAACTGGCCACTTTTATTGAGGGACTCAAAGATGAAGGTCACAAGCCTACTGTACTTAAAAGCAAAGATGTTTATGGTTACAGGTCTTGTACTGCAGTACTGAGGCCTGTAATAAAGACACAGAGCACACTGGACATTGCTGTCTCAAAGGTTCAAAAGCCTGGCAAAAAGAAGGGTAGAAAACCCCATGGCAAGAAGACTGAAATCAACTATTCTTTGTTAAGTGCTGCAGCGAAAGTCGTCCTGAAGAATCAACCCACAATTCTTTTGACAAATCTGTCAAAGGAGTCTCTCAAACAGACTGTCCTCTTGAAACCACCGGCCTTGGCTGTTGTGCCTGTTCAGATGCAGTCATACATAAGACTGACCAACATGACTGGACCCTCTACAGGCCACACAGCGAGACTGCAGTTCCACACAGGTGTATGGTCAAGAGAGGTGACTGTGCCCAACTCTCATCGACCACTATCTCTAACAGGTACCCAAGTACAGCCTTCGGAAGGTACCGGAAACTCAGCAAAATCTGTCACTTTGAGGAGAGTGAGCTTTTTGCCCTGCCCAGTCAATATCATCGGAGTGCCTGCCATGCTGCAAAACGACCGGGTTTTGAAGGAATGCAACGGCATGCCTTGCTGGAGGGACCAGAAAAGGAAAAGGACTGACGAGGCTGAAGACAAACTCTGTGTGAAGAGGCCCAGAAATGAGGTCTGGCTGGTCAAAGAGCAGTCTGAAGACCTTAGACTGAGTGAGAACAACCTGAGGTTCAAGGTGATCAAGGTTGATGACTCGATCACcgatgaggaggtgaggaggaaagCCCAGAAGATCCTGCGAGTTAACCTGTCACCGGTCATAGAGATTCAACCACTTATTGCCTACCCAATGTGA